A portion of the Juglans microcarpa x Juglans regia isolate MS1-56 chromosome 1D, Jm3101_v1.0, whole genome shotgun sequence genome contains these proteins:
- the LOC121242265 gene encoding stem-specific protein TSJT1-like isoform X2, with protein sequence MLGVFSSSIVSPPEELVAAGCRTPSPKITSAALLNRFIETNASAVSIHAGDEVQLAYTHHKESPLLPRSFAVKDEIFCLFEGALDNLGSLKQQYGLAKSANEVVLVIEAYKALRDRAPYPPNHVVGHLSGSFAFVVFDKSTSALFVASDQYGKVPLYWGITADGYVAFADNAELLQGACGKSLASFPQGCFFSTTVGELRSYENPKNKITAVPATDEEIWGATFKVEGPAVVAATE encoded by the exons ATGTTGGGGGTGTTCAGCAGCTCGATCGTTTCGCCTCCGGAAGAGCTGGTGGCTGCCGGCTGTCGGACTCCTTCGCCAAAGATCACGTCTGCGGCACTGCTGAACCGGTTCATCGAGACCAATGCCTCCGCGGTGTCCATACATGCCGGAGACGAAGTCCAGTTGGCCTACACTCACCACAAGGAGTCCCCGTTGCTGCCCAG GTCATTTGCAGTGAAGGATGAGATCTTCTGCTTGTTCGAGGGAGCCCTCGACAACTTGGGAAGTTTGAAGCAGCAATATGGGCTTGCCAAGTCTGCGAACGAGGTGGTCTTGGTCATTGAGGCTTACAAGGCACTCCGTGACCGTGCACCCTACCCTCCCAACCATGTTGTTGGCCACCTTAGCGGGAGTTTCGCATTCGTAGTCTTTGACAAGTCTACCTCTGCCCTCTTTGTTGCTTCT GACCAATATGGTAAGGTTCCTCTGTATTGGGGAATCACTGCTGATGGATATGTGGCTTTTGCTGACAATGCAGAATTGCTTCAAGGTGCTTGTGGCAAGTCACTTGCTTCTTTCCCTCAAG GATGCTTCTTCTCTACGACCGTCGGAGAACTGAGAAGCTATGAGAACCCAAAGAATAAGATCACTGCGGTACCTGCTACTGATGAAGAGATCTGGGGTGCAACATTCAAG GTGGAAGGGCCAGCGGTTGTTGCAGCTACAGAGTGA
- the LOC121242265 gene encoding stem-specific protein TSJT1-like isoform X1, translated as MLGVFSSSIVSPPEELVAAGCRTPSPKITSAALLNRFIETNASAVSIHAGDEVQLAYTHHKESPLLPRSFAVKDEIFCLFEGALDNLGSLKQQYGLAKSANEVVLVIEAYKALRDRAPYPPNHVVGHLSGSFAFVVFDKSTSALFVASDQYGKVPLYWGITADGYVAFADNAELLQGACGKSLASFPQGCFFSTTVGELRSYENPKNKITAVPATDEEIWGATFKVCPPAKESDGVQIPRIL; from the exons ATGTTGGGGGTGTTCAGCAGCTCGATCGTTTCGCCTCCGGAAGAGCTGGTGGCTGCCGGCTGTCGGACTCCTTCGCCAAAGATCACGTCTGCGGCACTGCTGAACCGGTTCATCGAGACCAATGCCTCCGCGGTGTCCATACATGCCGGAGACGAAGTCCAGTTGGCCTACACTCACCACAAGGAGTCCCCGTTGCTGCCCAG GTCATTTGCAGTGAAGGATGAGATCTTCTGCTTGTTCGAGGGAGCCCTCGACAACTTGGGAAGTTTGAAGCAGCAATATGGGCTTGCCAAGTCTGCGAACGAGGTGGTCTTGGTCATTGAGGCTTACAAGGCACTCCGTGACCGTGCACCCTACCCTCCCAACCATGTTGTTGGCCACCTTAGCGGGAGTTTCGCATTCGTAGTCTTTGACAAGTCTACCTCTGCCCTCTTTGTTGCTTCT GACCAATATGGTAAGGTTCCTCTGTATTGGGGAATCACTGCTGATGGATATGTGGCTTTTGCTGACAATGCAGAATTGCTTCAAGGTGCTTGTGGCAAGTCACTTGCTTCTTTCCCTCAAG GATGCTTCTTCTCTACGACCGTCGGAGAACTGAGAAGCTATGAGAACCCAAAGAATAAGATCACTGCGGTACCTGCTACTGATGAAGAGATCTGGGGTGCAACATTCAAG GTGTGCCCACCAGCTAAGGAGTCTGATGGAGTTCAAATCCCCCGCATATTATGA